A stretch of Brassica rapa cultivar Chiifu-401-42 chromosome A08, CAAS_Brap_v3.01, whole genome shotgun sequence DNA encodes these proteins:
- the LOC117127489 gene encoding uncharacterized protein LOC117127489 produces the protein MASLYMGDLDTDKCLKRLAKWMNSPRVPPPMPPGATGPASNHAASSSRSNSYPQMTLNAMLNSPARLAQPHLHPDKINGALWFAYYMGPWKSWRKVPDERRESWWQTFVDPEFNDLVYGLWKKETWTTIGERISKKKRQQKKPKYINEADWMILLEHWVTDAAKKKSKKAANSRKSDPMVASGTNERPSFTDLVRATHTRPDRTFVDYRAEELNAKGKRGHVYGLGSAQYREQAPSSRVPNGLACNLEREMRVGGLETSLQSVREDVSEVKQDVSGMKQEFASTRDAINQLLQMLRPPQAPTEQTSAQPQAPTPQP, from the exons ATGAACTCACCAAGAGTACCTCCTCCTATGCCTCCTGGTGCTACTGGACCGGCTTCGAACCATGCTGCTTCCTCTTCTCGTTCCAATAGCTACCCGCAGATGACTCTCAATGCCATGCTCAATTCACCTGCTAGGCTAGCACAGCCTCATCTCCATCCAGATAAAATCAATGGAGCTTTATG GTTTG CATACTACATGGGGCCTTGGAAGAGTTGGAGGAAGGTTCCTGATGAaaggagggaatcatggtggcAAACGTTTGTG GACCCTGAGTTTAATGACTTAGTCTACGGTCTTTGGAAGAAAGAAACGTGGACAACCATTGGTGAAAGGATAAGCAAGAAGAAGAGGCAACAGAAAAAGCCAAAGTACATCAATGAAGCTGACTGGATGATACTGTTGGAGCATTGGGTGACCGATGCAGCTAAAAAGAAGAGCAAGAAGGCTGCAAATTCTCGCAAGTCTGATCCT ATGGTGGCTTCTGGTACTAATGAGAGGCCATCATTCACTGACCTAGTCAGAGCGACACACACCAGACCAGATAGGACTTTTGTGGACTACCGTGCTGAAGAGCTG AATGCTAAGGGTAAGAGGGGGCATGTTTATGGACTCGGCAGTGCCCAATACAGGGAGCAAGCACCTTCTTCACGCGTCCCTAATGGTCTTGCCTGCAACCTGGAGCGAGAGATGCGTGTGGGAGGTCTTGAGACAAGTCTCCAAAGTGTGAGGGAGGACGTGTCTGAGGTAAAGCAGGATGTGTCCGGAATGAAGCAGGAGTTTGCATCAACAAGAGATGCAATCAATCAGCTCCTCCAAATGCTTCGTCCCCCACAAGCACCTACTGAACAGACTTCTGCTCAGCCCCAAGCCCCAACTCCTCAGCCTTAA